The sequence below is a genomic window from Methanobrevibacter sp. V74.
GTTATCCATTATATCGGTGAATTTTACACCGGCGATATGTTATTTTTAGTAGCAGTACTTGGTAATCATCGTGACGAAACCCTTGATGCATTAAAAGAAGTTATTATTATTTGAAACTGTAAAATACGATGTTGAATTCAAAAAAGAAAGAAATTTCAAAAGAAGGTACAAAAACTATCCTTGCAGGAGGTTAAATTTTGACAATAATGTTTATAATAAGAGTAATTATATTATTCTTAATTATTTATGCTGTTGTGAAAAATCTAAAAACACTTTTAAAAGCAGCAGTAATTATTTTTGTTATTTTAATATTATTAGGATTAATAGGATATTAAATCCTATTTCCCAATAATCACTTCAGTGGATTTGATAATTGCGTTAATACTGAATGTTTTCAGTTGAATTATTCAAAACATGAAGTAAGATCAGGGTATGGTTTATCTCCAGTAGATTGGGGTAATGTACCAATGAATTATAGTCAATATGGTATTGCTCGCAATCCTGATGATGTACAGGATGTTATTCCAATTGATGAAATTAAAATGTTAAAAAAATCATTGTCTCTTGAAAGATTAGGTAAAGAATATGATATCTGAAGAAAGAATCAAAACTAATCATTTATTACTAAATGAATTAGATTACTGGGATGAATTAGATATTAAAAATAATGATGACCCTCATGTTAATAATCATTATAGAGAAATAATGCAATTAATCAATCAACAATTAGATAACTCTATTGCGTGGTTGGATTCTCAAGAAGCAAAAGATTATTTTTATGGTGAAATGCAATACCAAAAAGATATTTTTGAACTAATGGAATCACAATGGGATAGAATTCTCAATGGAAAATATGATAAAATAGAAGATATTATCAATGAAGTTTATGATTATGGTAAAATTAAAGGATATCAGGATATTCAAAGTAGAATTCGTTATACTGAAGCAGATAAATTAGCATTGACTCATATTAGAAACTATAATTTTAAACTAATCAGGAAATTAGATAATGAATTAAGAAGATCTATTAAAAATCAGATATTCCAAGGTGTAATAAAAGGAGAAAATCCGAATAATATAGCTTCAAAATTAGTTAAATTAGGTGTTGAACGATTACCAGATAGTACATTATCTCCTCGACAAAGAGCAGTAATGATTGCAAAAACAGAAGTATCACGAGCACAAAACACAGGAATACTACAATCTTATGTAAATGAAGGATATGAAGAAGTTAAAATACTAACTGCTGAAGATGATAATGTATGTTACATCTGTTTAAAAAATGCATATGAATTCAATGATGATGAAATAATTTACAGTAACCATGGTAAAGAAAGAGTACATAATATTCAAGAAATGATTAAAAAGAAAGAATATGTTCCCGCACATCCTAATTGTCGCTGTACTTATCTTTCTGTGTGGAAAAGAGACAGAGTGCCTCCTGAAAAACCATACACAACCAACTTAATCAATGAAGACACACATAATTGGAGTTATAATTATAAAGGTAAAAAGTATCAATTACAAGGGAACACTCCAATGAGTAGACAGGACTTCCTTGAAAACTACGGATTTGATATTAATAAATTAAGCCCTCAAGAAGAACTATTTTTAAAAATATTCACTAAAGATAGCTCTCCGTTAAATGATTATTTAAGATTTGGACCAGATAATTTAGATGAATGTGTTGAAAGATGGAAAAACATAAACAATAATCTTATTCTGAGAGAATTATTGTCAGATGAATTAGATTTTCATGTTGCATTGACTATTGCTGAAAGTATTTTTAATAAATATGCTAAAACTCTTAATGAAGATGTAATGCTATGTCGTCGTGAAAGAGAAAGGTTCATGGGTCGAAATGGTAAAACAACATATAAAGATAAAGGTTTTACTTCAATGTCAATTTATGAATACACTAAAGTTGATGAATACGGAGATGAATTGAATTATATTTTAATCCCGAAAGGAACTAAAGTATTATATGTTGAGGGGATTACTGTTTCTCCTGAAGATTATGAAACATTATTTTTACCTAATATCTATTTAGACAAGGTTGAGGATTTGAGTAGTAAGAAAAAAGTTTGGAAATTACCATAATCTTTTTATATATTCAAAAACAATATATAGTAATTAAATATATTTAAAATGGGGAATATTTATGCCACTCATAAGATTTACTAAATTGAACGGAGAATTACTCAGAAATTTACCGTCTGCTATGCAAGCTGAATTAATTATTTTTGAGGATGTTATTCCTGATGGAATCATGGCTTCTCTTTATGTTAATGATTCTTTTTATAAAAAGGAAAGGTCTGAATTCTTAAATTATAGGGATGATGTTCGTGAGAAAATGTACCGTGTTAGAGGTAGGCGTGAAGAATTAGCCCATAATGATCCTGTTTATGATCCAGTTTCTGCTAGTATTAATATTGAAACTGATGAGGGTATTGAATTTGTTAAGAAATATCCTCAATTTAAGAATCTTATTGAATCTATTATTTTTGAGGATGATGAACATAATGTGGTGAAGGTTGTTCCTATTGATCAATACTTAACTGAAAATTAAGTTAATACTGAATGTTTTCAGTTGAATTATTCAAAACAAGAAAAAATAATTTTATGGTGATTAGATTGAAATATAAAATTTTAATTATTACATTAATTTTTGTAGCATTATTGAGTCTGAGTAATGTATGTGCAGTTGATGTTAATTTAAGTGAAGATGATGTAGTTTTAAATGATACTCATTATAAAAATATTAATTTAGATAATTCTGATGAGTATTGTAATAGTAATGTGAAAGAGGTATTTGGAAAAAATAATAATAGTCAAAATAGTTTTTCGGATGTTCAAAAGCTCATTGATGATTCAGAAGAAAATGATACTATACAACTTAATGGAACTTATTATGGTCAGGGTAATTTAATAATTGTTAATAAGTCTCTTGTTATTGAAGGAAGAGGTGATGGAGCTATTTTAGATGCACAAATGTTATCTGGAATATTTTATATCTCTTCGAACAATGTTATATTGAAGAACTTAAAAATAATAAATGCTAAAGCACCATATAATTTTACAAATTTGAACAATTATGAGTTAATATCTAATGGAGCTGCTATTTATTGGGTTGGTGCTAATGGTACTCTGATAAATTCTTCATTTTCAGGTAACCATGGTTATGGGGATGGAGGAATTGTTGCATGGGAGGGGCATAATGGAAAAATATTTAACACATCTTTTAAAGATAACCCTCCTTCTTTTAAATATGAATTTATAATAGGAGGTTCTAATCCTAGTTGTAGATTCATTGGGGGTGTTGTCAATGGTTTTTATGATGGGGATTTAATTGGAAATAGTTTTTTAAAAAATGTTTCAGTTAATGCTCGTCGTGTTTTAACTGTTAATATGCCGGTTTTATATAATGGTGAACTGATTATTAAGTTAACTGATGAAGAAGGATTACCTTTTGTTAATGATATTTTTAAAGTACATATTTATAATAAAAATTATAATTTGTATTTGGAAAGCATTATTGATGAAAACGGATTTGCAAGGGTTTCTTTACCTTTTAATTTAAGTGTTGGAAAATTATAATATTAAATATTATCTTAAACAGATATTGGATTCATATATTAAAAAAAGTGATTATTACCATATTAATGAGAGTGGTAAACTTTGTTA
It includes:
- a CDS encoding phage minor head protein, producing MISEERIKTNHLLLNELDYWDELDIKNNDDPHVNNHYREIMQLINQQLDNSIAWLDSQEAKDYFYGEMQYQKDIFELMESQWDRILNGKYDKIEDIINEVYDYGKIKGYQDIQSRIRYTEADKLALTHIRNYNFKLIRKLDNELRRSIKNQIFQGVIKGENPNNIASKLVKLGVERLPDSTLSPRQRAVMIAKTEVSRAQNTGILQSYVNEGYEEVKILTAEDDNVCYICLKNAYEFNDDEIIYSNHGKERVHNIQEMIKKKEYVPAHPNCRCTYLSVWKRDRVPPEKPYTTNLINEDTHNWSYNYKGKKYQLQGNTPMSRQDFLENYGFDINKLSPQEELFLKIFTKDSSPLNDYLRFGPDNLDECVERWKNINNNLILRELLSDELDFHVALTIAESIFNKYAKTLNEDVMLCRRERERFMGRNGKTTYKDKGFTSMSIYEYTKVDEYGDELNYILIPKGTKVLYVEGITVSPEDYETLFLPNIYLDKVEDLSSKKKVWKLP